A single genomic interval of Gossypium raimondii isolate GPD5lz chromosome 11, ASM2569854v1, whole genome shotgun sequence harbors:
- the LOC105761158 gene encoding uncharacterized protein LOC105761158 produces MDIIIPPCIHTSFIRLTETKESRCEECGGQISGTAFTCIWCKVWKHISCADKLNRDLPLEIIHPLHLQHRLQLQWDYFSDFICDKCLYLSTGCVYKCSSCDFSLDLTCGSSISGQLPKDQEPLRFKDGKKKTIFHYSHRHELGFFKYRKVREKDYDCFWCEKHLLPSEVCYGCTIHEFYLHQVCGDKIPRRLSDHCFHPKHPLRLTYTYENRKCNVCSEKCDTATPLYVCEICSFRLDFHCAKLSPSLKLDCHHHLLTFFEDFNQRGEEGQDSYCKACGKHCDGASVYRCVQCHFSLHLKCVVPSSATHKYHRHPLTMMKLIKEDDSEKYYCDVCENERNPKDPVYYCRSCTFIAHIQCVLDQDKVASGKLPSSSNPPMENKVLFVEQNEGSHVIRTLSLFRPIIHPHQMYEVTEELKGENYCSGCRMVLNGSSYFCKTCPDFYLHEKCAKLSYEIRHPFHSSHPLNLYTSRGPQLIACEECRDICDGFIYFCEQCNFKLDMKCAALTTHKIGVLEEKMTGRVTELHHFTHPHKLVLTNCNDPNHKRECNICRLQILGPAYFCPESCTYILHESCLRLPQKIRVPFHPNHMLVGRLLPTRQRCYACTLELLSDDFVYSCEHCDFNLHAICANSLRRPLKCEFHLNVLYYFGRNHKSLFDSIWRGNFHCAVCDGSYEEEPFYRCLKCDIKFHLKCVRIPYTVKSKYHIHPLILKDSFIEDDSGKYYCDFCEEERNPNDDIYYCEECNGQTIAHIECVLAQVEDNIEIRKNIHEERFREELENLVARFMKFLSNECRPPIEEVIQAGVVPRFVELLGSPSDYVREQAVLVLGNIAAVSLGCRDLVLGHGALLPLLALLNEPVSRSMLRNATWTLSRFCKPPFDQVKLVLPTLARLIHSKDEVVLAKACRALSYLSDGTNDKIQAVIEAGVLGRLVELLMHPSPSVLTSALYTVRNIVTGDDVQTQCVISHQALPCLSKLLTNNYEKSIKVVACWIISNITARNEEQIQAIIEANIIAPLVHLLQNAEMDIRKQAGKAISNAASGGTHDQIRFLVSQGCIKPLCDLLYYADPEVVKVCLQGLENILKVGEADKNMGITGGVNLYAQMINAAKGRESIEYLWYDYKKEIYEKTLKILKLLKQSSILQG; encoded by the exons ATGGATATCATCATACCTCCCTGCATTCATACATCCTTTATACGACTTACGGAGACTAAAGAGAGTCGCTGTGAAGAATGTGGAGGGCAAATCTCTGGTACTGCCTTTACTTGTATTTGGTGCAAGGTCTGGAAGCACATTTCCTGTGCGGATAAACTGAATCGTGATCTGCCTCTTGAGATTATTCACCCCCTCCACTTGCAACACCGACTTCAACTACAATGGGATTATTTTAGCGATTTTATTTGTGATAAATGTTTGTATCTATCTACTGGCTGTGTATACAAATGTTCTTCATGTGATTTCAGTCTTGATCTCACATGTGGTTCTTCGATCAGTGGTCAGCTGCCTAAAGATCAAGAGCCATTGAGATTTaaagatggaaagaaaaagaCAATCTTCCACTACAGCCACCGTCACGAGCTGGGCTTCTTCAAATATAGGAAGGTACGCGAAAAAGACTATGATTGTTTTTGGTGTGAAAAACATCTACTGCCATCAGAAGTGTGCTATGGTTGTACAATACATGAGTTCTATCTCCATCAGGTGTGCGGTGATAAGATACCCAGGAGACTTTCTGATCATTGTTTTCATCCTAAGCACCCTCTTCGCTTAACCTATACATACGAAAATCGTAAATGCAATGTTTGTTCAGAGAAGTGTGATACTGCTACCCCTTTGTACGTGTGCGAGATTTGTAGCTTCCGTCTTGATTTTCACTGCGCTAAACTCTCGCCTTCCCTAAAACTTGACTGCCACCATCACCTTCTCACTTTTTTCGAAGATTTTAATCAGAGAGGTGAGGAAGGGCAAGATTCATATTGCAAAGCATGTGGCAAGCATTGTGATGGTGCTAGCGTTTATCGCTGTGTGCAATGCCACTTTAGTCTCCATTTGAAATGTGTTGTACCATCTTCAGCTACGCATAAATATCACAGACATCCACTTACCATGATGAAATTGATCAAAGAAGATGATTCTGAAAAATATTATTGTGATGTTTGTGAGAATGAAAGAAATCCGAAAGATCCCGTGTATTATTGTCGAAGTTGCACATTCATAGCTCATATTCAATGTGTACTTGATCAG GATAAAGTTGCATCGGGAAAGCTCCCATCCTCCTCAAACCCGCCCATggaaaacaaagttttgtttgTGGAGCAGAATGAAGGGAGTCATGTCATCCGCACTCTG AGTTTGTTTCGACCTATCATCCACCCTCACCAGATGTATGAAGTAACTGAAGAGTTAAAAGGAGAAAATTATTGCAGCGGTTGTCGTATGGTACTTAATGGTTCAAGCTACTTCTGCAAGACATGTCCTGATTTTTACCTACATGAAAAATGTGCTAAATTGTCATATGAGATACGACACCCTTTTCATTCTAGCCACCCTCTTAACCTCTATACTTCTAGGGGTCCTCAGTTAATTGCATGTGAAGAGTGTAGAGACATTTGTGATGGCTTCATATACTTTTGCGAGCAGTGTAATTTCAAGCTTGATATGAAATGTGCAGCTCTAACAACTCATAAAATCGGGGTTTTAGAAGAGAAAATGACGGGTAGAGTAACTGAGTTGCACCATTTCACCCACCCCCATAAACTTGTCCTTACCAATTGTAATGACCCTAACCATAAAAGAGAATGCAACATTTGTAGATTGCAAATCTTAGGTCCAGCCTATTTTTGCCCTGAGAGCTGCACGTATATACTTCATGAATCTTGCCTTAGGTTGCCACAAAAGATTCGAGTCCCATTTCATCCAAATCACATGTTGGTTGGTCGCCTGCTCCCTACTCGTCAACGGTGTTATGCTTGCACTTTGGAATTACTCTCAGATGACTTTGTATATAGCTGCGAACATTGTGACTTTAACCTCCATGCTATATGTGCTAATTCCTTAAGGCGACCATTGAAATGTGAATTTCACCTGAAtgttctttattattttgggaGAAATCATAAATCACTCTTTGATTCAATATGGCGTGGAAATTTCCATTGTGCAGTATGTGATGGAAGTTATGAAGAAGAGCCCTTTTATCGTTGTCTAAAGTGTGatatcaaatttcatttgaaatgtgTTCGTATACCATATACTGTGAAATCCAAATATCATATTCATCCTTTAATCTTAAAGGATTCTTTTATAGAAGATGATTCTGGAAAGTATTACTGTGATTTTTGTGAGGAAGAAAGAAATCCAAATGATGATATATACTATTGTGAAGAATGTAATGGTCAAACAATCGCTCACATAGAATGCGTGTTGGCTCAA GTAGAGGATAACATAGAGATTAGGAAGAACATTCACGAAGAGCGTTTCCGAGAAGAG CTGGAAAATTTGGTTGCCAGGTTCATGAAGTTTCTTTCAAATG AATGTAGACCACCTATTGAGGAAGTGATTCAAGCCGGAGTGGTTCCTCGCTTTGTTGAGTTACTTGGTTCCCCAAGTGATTATGTCCGTGAGCAG GCTGTCCTGGTATTGGGAAATATTGCTGCTGTTTCTCTTGGATGTCGTGATCTTGTCCTTGGACATGGCGCTTTGCTTCCATTGTTGGCTTTGTTGAATGAACCTGTTTCACGTTCTATGCTGAGAAATGCTACATGGACACTGTCAAGGTTTTGTAAGCCCCCCTTTGATCAG GTTAAGCTTGTACTCCCTACATTAGCCCGTCTTattcattcaaaagatgaagtCGTCTTAGCTAAAGCATGTAGGGCACTCTCATATCTTTCTGATGGCACAAATGACAAAATCCAAGCTGTTATTGAAGCAGGTGTACTTGGGCGTCTGGTGGAACTTTTAAT GCACCCTTCTCCTTCAGTGTTAACTTCTGCTCTTTATACAGTTAGAAATATTGTTACTGGAGATGATGTGCAAACTCAG TGTGTCATAAGTCATCAGGCATTGCCATGCCTTTCAAAACTTTTGacaaataattatgaaaaaagcATCAAGGTGGTTGCTTGCTGGATAATCTCAAATATCACAGCAAGAAATGAAGAGCAGATACAG GCTATAATTGAAGCTAATATTATTGCTCCTCTAGTTCATTTGCTTCAAAATGCTGAAATGGATATTAGAAAACAAGCTGGAAAAGCCATCTCAAATGCTGCATCTGGTGGGACTCATGATCAGATCAG ATTCCTTGTAAGTCAAGGGTGCATCAAGCCATTGTGTGATCTTCTCTACTACGCCGATCCAGAGGTTGTTAAAGTTTGCTTACAAGGGCTTGAAAACATTCTCAAGGTAGGAGAAGCTGATAAAAATATGGGCATTACTGGAGGAGTGAATCTCTATGCACAAATGATTAATGCTGCAAAAGGTCGAGAGAGTATAGAGTATTTATGGTATGATTACAAGAAGGAGATTTATGAGAAGACTCTGAAAATTCTCAAGCTTCTCAAACAGAGTTCCATTTTGCAGGGGTGA
- the LOC105761160 gene encoding protein NOI4, with the protein MSDQGRPLPKFGEWDVNDPASADGFTVIFNKARDEKKTGGKPESLEKADTHGKPGADPNKPQSKKWLCCVQAPQAES; encoded by the exons ATGTCG GACCAGGGTAGACCATTGCCGAAATTCGGTGAATGGGATGTCAACGATCCTGCATCAGCCGATGGATTTACGGTGATCTTTAACAAGGCAAGGGATGAGAAGAAAACAGGTGGCAAACCCGAGTCACTGGAAAAAGCTGACACTCATGGTAAGCCTGGAGCCGACCCCAACAAACCCCAATCC aaaaaatggCTTTGCTGCGTTCAAGCCCCGCAGGCGGAATCTTGA
- the LOC105761159 gene encoding KH domain-containing protein At5g56140 — protein MTSSVGGGGRYMAFSPSPSAPHSPHLSGLRSAAAALLDQEKYLSELLAERYKLSPFMTVIPHTCRLLNQEILRITTLLGNASVLGQNGLEQASPLASGGTFSNGGADMNRWMSQFQSEMPGLVQPSLAENWLNSQGGSSGLIVKRTIRVDIPVDKYPNYNFVGRLLGPRGNSLKRVEANTECRVLIRGRGSIKDPAREEMMRGKPGYEHLNEPLHILIEAELPVEIVDARLMQAREILEDLLKPTDESQDFYKKQQLRELAMLNGTLREEGSPMSGSLSPFQNSLGMKRAKTRG, from the exons ATGACTTCATCGGTCGGTGGCGGAGGCAGATACATGGCCTTCTCTCCGTCGCCTTCCGCCCCTCACTCTCCCCATCTATCCGGCCTTCGTTCCGCCGCCGCCGCTCTCCTTGACCAAGAGAA ATATCTCTCGGAGTTACTGGCAGAGCGTTACAAGCTTAGTCCATTTATGACAGTGATTCCTCATACCTGTAGACTGTTGAACCAAG AAATTTTGCGTATAACTACACTGTTGGGGAATGCATCAGTTTTAGGTCAAAATGGGCTTGAACAAGCTAGCCCCCTGGCTTCTGGAGGAACATTTTCAAATGGAGGAGCCGATATGAACAGATGGATGTCACAGTTTCAATCAGAA ATGCCTGGTTTAGTACAACCCTCTTTGGCGGAGAACTGGCTGAATTCTCAAGGTGGCTCTTCCGGTCTTATTGTTAAGAGAACAATCAGAGTGGATATTCCTGTCGACAAGTATCCTAAC TACAATTTTGTTGGCCGCCTCCTTGGTCCTAGGGGCAACTCTCTTAAGCGTGTGGAGGCAAATACGGAGTGCCGTGTCCTTATAAGAGGTCGGGGCAGTATtaaagatcctgctagg GAGGAAATGATGAGAGGAAAACCTGGGTATGAACATCTGAATGAACCTCTTCATATCCTAATTGAGGCAGAATTACCCGTTGAAATAGTTGATGCTCGCCTAATGCAAGCACGCGAGATACTTGAAGATTTGCTGAAGCCTACT gaTGAATCCCAGGATTTCTATAAGAAACAACAGCTGCGAGAGCTAGCAATGCTGAATGGTACACTTCGTGAGGAAGGCTCTCCAATGTCTGGTTCTTTATCCCCTTTCCAAAACAGCCTCGGAATGAAGCGAGCAAAGACTAGGGGGTAA
- the LOC105761157 gene encoding WPP domain-interacting protein 1 — translation MDLESECSAVESLEDNESTQNTVPHVDANKIKDNHVDDCKSKDNGLCGNDDQTQSLSTDRGVVSDDFAVDSHANGPVGTVRSMHSPTVPVESRAASSPPTTKGYGLKKWRRIRRDFVKDPTATVDGCKILKRGLSGSANPTEPQQNASAEIKQNNKPHIGPLNILKNTNVAIGFMNHSPSSDSRFAVGVPSAATTDSENSEDRSSKSSTAASMPKARYDLPTVLGYVHGKNRMKNLSGKFVGNSSKKAQQGKGYVESSKKPRGERIKIEKENSQSSVESDSRNSNFGFVLSPVSVTSNGKQSGSSMNHDRRNGDEAHEGEGQSNEEVQTTHRKESSCEIEELSLDDLAANLSWEAKEEKSESRQPSPDQDPLVNSILSLRSVQKALESELYKFGEIGKENASQDDDLVSMKNDHVDSTFADQETSPSDRLASEKMSGSTLGSLETQLFTLTHKVKYLESKLDEARAVLQARDSKISELETSVNGSRSRKEEPGSTAGLWQEKYREMEFDLEGLFQQRMEAEIEFLTLTSAVQKLKVSVGNHQLKVSEDQIPFAREQAWMSNKLGEAENTAAATPMIQARELEKSYGDALGTNNVLMMQRRVFKVTLCFFTQLVLLILVFVWVVLQLSSHSGMVVPT, via the exons ATGGATTTGGAGAGTGAATGTTCTGCGGTTGAATCTTTGGAGGATAATGAATCCACTCAAAACACTGTGCCTCATGTTGATGCTAATAAGATCAAGGATAATCACGTTGATGATTGCAAGAGTAAGGATAATGGGCTATGCGGGAATGATGATCAGACACAGAGTTTGTCCACTGATCGTGGCGTTGTTTCTGATGATTTCGCAGTGGATAGTCATGCGAATGGTCCTGTTGGGACTGTACGGTCGATGCATTCACCTACTGTACCAGTTGAATCTCGTGCTGCGTCGTCTCCTCCTACCACCAAAGGCTATGGATTGAAGAAATGGAGGCGTATCAGAAGGGATTTTGTTAAGGATCCGACCGCCACTGTGGATGGTTGTAAAATATTGAAGCGAGGTTTGTCCGGTTCTGCAAATCCAACTGAACCTCAACAGAATGCATCAGCTGAAATCAAGCAGAATAATAAGCCTCATATTGGGCCTCTGAATATATTGAAGAACACAAATGTTGCCATTGGGTTCATGAATCATAGCCCCAGTTCAGATTCCAGGTTTGCAGTTGGGGTGCCTTCTGCTGCTACTACTGACTCTGAAAATAGCGAGGATCGAAGTAGCAAGTCTTCTACGGCAGCCAGTATGCCAAAGGCGAGATATGACCTGCCTACTGTTTTGGGGTACGTGCATGGGAAAAACCGTATGAAGAATTTAAGTGGAAAATTTGTGGGTAATTCAAGTAAAAAAGCTCAACAGGGAAAGGGTTATGTTGAAAGCAGTAAGAAGCCGAGAGGAGAAAGGATCAAAATCGAGAAGGAAAACTCTCAATCCAGTGTTGAATCTGACTCAAGAAACTCCAACTTTGGCTTTGTGTTGAGTCCAGTTTCAGTGACAAGCAACGGAAAGCAAAGTGGAAGTTCCATGAATCATGATAGGAGAAATGGTGATGAAGCTCATGAAGGTGAAGGCCAGAGCAATGAGGAAGTACAGACTACTCATAGGAAAGAAAGTTCCTGTGAAATTGAAGAACTTTCACTTGATGATTTGGCTGCGAACTTGTCTTGGGAGGCTAAGGAAGAAAAAAGTGAGAGTCGCCAACCTTCACCAGATCAGGACCCATTGGTCAACTCTATTCTTTCTCTCCGTTCTGTCCAAAAAGCCCTTGAAAGTG AATTATATAAATTCGGGGAGATTGGAAAGGAAAATGCATCTCAAGATGATGATTTGGTTAGCATGAAAAATGATCATGTGGATTCTACTTTTGCTGATCAGGAAACTAGCCCATCTGACCGATTAGCTTCTGAAAAGATGAGTGGAAGTACTTTGGGTTCCTTGGAAACTCAGTTATTCACCTTAACACACAAAGTAAAATATTTGGAGAGCAAACTAGACGAAGCAAGGGCTGTACTGCAGGCAAGGGATTCAAAGATTTCTGAACTGGAAACCAGTGTAAATGGTAGCAGGTCAAGGAAGGAAGAACCAGGAAGCACGGCAGGGTTGTGGCAAGAAAAATACAGAGAAATGGAATTCGACCTTGAGGGCCTCTTTCAACAGAGAATGGAGGCTGAAATCGAGTTTCTAACCCTAACCAGTGCAGTACAAAAATTGAAAGTTTCTGTAGGCAATCATCAACTCAAAGTATCTGAAGATCAAATTCCATTCGCCAGGGAGCAAGCCTGGATGTCAAATAAGCTGGGAGAGGCAGAAAATACAGCTGCTGCAACACCAATGATACAAGCAAGGGAGTTGGAGAAGTCTTATGGAGACGCCTTAGGTACCAACAACGTTTTGATGATGCAGAGGAGAGTGTTTAAGGTAACATTATGTTTTTTCACGCAGTTGGTATTACTCATTTTAGTGTTCGTGTGGGTTGTCTTGCAGTTGTCATCCCATTCAGGGATGGTTGTTCCCACCtga